One Thermoanaerobacter kivui genomic window, AGTCGCTAAAAGTATCTATTTTACTGCCATTCTGTGTTGCTTCTAAAGTGCTATCCAAAGTTACTGGATTAACCGGTGTTATTTGATTAACCATTTATGTCTACCCCCTACCGATTTCTAAAGACTTTTGAAACATAGCTTTTGAAGCATTAAAGGCTGTTACATTGGCTTCATAAGCACGAGTAGCAGAAATCATATCTACCATTTCAGAAACAATGTTTACATTTGGGTACTCTACATATCCATTTTGGTCAGCATCAGGATGTCCAGGGTCATAAACTTCTCTAAGAGGAGTTTGGTCATCCTCAGCTATTTGTACAACTTCTACTCCTTTGCCACTGTATTTACCTTTAACTTTATCTAGAATGCTTTCGAAACTGTCAGGTTGTATTTCTTTTAAAACCACTAATTTTCTCCTATAAGGCCCTCCTTGAACTGTTCTTGTAGTATTTACATTAGCTATATTTTGGGCAATTATGTCCATTCTAAGTCTTTCCGCCGTCAAACCCGAAGCACTTATATCCATAGAACTAAATAAGTTCATTGTAAATTACCTCCCATCTTTTACAGCAGTCATGATAGAGTTAAGCTCTCCACTTACCCTTTGCACAAGGGCATAGTAATACAACTGATTCTTAGCTAAATTTGCCATTTCGGCATCTATGTCTACATTATTTCCATCTAACCTCATGGAAGTGTCATTTACTTGAATAATTTCCGGTTGTATGGAATCAATAGCAGGTGGGCCAATAGGAATGTGCTTAGGGTTTGTAACATAACCTCTTAACTTTGTACCATTTATAGCATCTTTTAAAATATCCTCAAATTTGACTTCAG contains:
- the flgB gene encoding flagellar basal body rod protein FlgB; this encodes MLDLGIENIDLLQKGLYAATVRNNVIANNIANVDTPNFKRSEVKFEDILKDAINGTKLRGYVTNPKHIPIGPPAIDSIQPEIIQVNDTSMRLDGNNVDIDAEMANLAKNQLYYYALVQRVSGELNSIMTAVKDGR
- the flgC gene encoding flagellar basal body rod protein FlgC, which encodes MNLFSSMDISASGLTAERLRMDIIAQNIANVNTTRTVQGGPYRRKLVVLKEIQPDSFESILDKVKGKYSGKGVEVVQIAEDDQTPLREVYDPGHPDADQNGYVEYPNVNIVSEMVDMISATRAYEANVTAFNASKAMFQKSLEIGRG